The stretch of DNA TGAGATTATACATCTTGACGAAATGGGCGTTCTACAATTAGCTTACACCATCAATAAGCGTTCTTCTGGAGCTTATTTTTGGCTAGAGTACAAAGCTCCAAGTGGAGATGTTATCAACAAAATGGAATTAGCGTTCCGTCGTGATGACAATGTACTACGTTACTTGACGATCAAAGTAGACAAGCATAGAGCTCAATACAACTTGGACAAACGTGCTGGAAAATTTGAGAAAAAAGAAGAAGAATCTGCTGATACTAAAGAAGAGGCAACTGCTTAATCTTGATTTAGATTCTTAAAAATTATTAAAAAAATTGCCCTACTAGTTTAGGGGACTAAATAAAAGCTATAAAATTATGG from Aureispira anguillae encodes:
- the rpsF gene encoding 30S ribosomal protein S6 gives rise to the protein MRQYETTFIINPALSGDEIKQTAQMYVDFLKGEGCEIIHLDEMGVLQLAYTINKRSSGAYFWLEYKAPSGDVINKMELAFRRDDNVLRYLTIKVDKHRAQYNLDKRAGKFEKKEEESADTKEEATA